The segment GATTGAGCGGTACGCTGGGCGATCGTCGCTAGGGATTCTGGGGGTTGCAGACGCTTGCCCGCCTGATAAACCAATTGCAGCAATGGCAACTCATCGTCTGCCCTGGCTTGGGCATCCCCATCAACCTCATCAGCGAGACAAAGCCGATCGCCAATAACTGTGCCGTGATCATACCGCCGCATAATCTGTTTGCGCCCTGGATAAGTAACCTTGCCGCTAGCTTCTTTCATCACGGGAATGTTGTCAATCTCCACTAGCTTATAAACTCCATTAACTGGGTCGCCAGTTACTAGCTTGGTGCCAATACCATAGCCCTGGATGCAGGCTCCGGCTGCCTGTAGCTCAGCAATGCGATATTCATCCAAGTCTCCGCTGGCAAAGATGGGCACCGTTGGCATGAGTTGCTTTACCTGTTGCGACAGGGTAACTAAGTCTCCAGAGTCTAGGCGAACACCAGCCAAGTTGAGCAATCCTGTGTTGACCTGCTCTGCAAGCTGCCGTGCGGCAGCGATCGGGTCATAGGTGTCAATTAACAGCGGAGCTTGGGGAAAATAGCGGTGGAATGCAGCAAAGGCTTGTGGCTCACTCCCCTCTAGGGCAGTCAGGGCCATTACTAGGGCATGGGCCATGGTACCACTGGGGTTACGC is part of the Cyanobacteriota bacterium genome and harbors:
- a CDS encoding nicotinate phosphoribosyltransferase, producing LIAMGLEQVLDYLTHLQFSPEHITALQATGIFNHVPDRFWTLLATATFTGDVWAVPEGTAIFANEPILRVEAPLWQAQLVETYLLNTINYQTLIATRAARLRDVAGPQATLLEFGTRRAFSPQAALWAARAALAAGFDATSNVLAALQLGRNPSGTMAHALVMALTALEGSEPQAFAAFHRYFPQAPLLIDTYDPIAAARQLAEQVNTGLLNLAGVRLDSGDLVTLSQQVKQLMPTVPIFASGDLDEYRIAELQAAGACIQGYGIGTKLVTGDPVNGVYKLVEIDNIPVMKEASGKVTYPGRKQIMRRYDHGTVIGDRLCLADEVDGDAQARADDELPLLQLVYQAGKRLQPPESLATIAQRTAQSVASLPPTTRCLQQASSPPVEISPNLQTLTNATRRVVAT